TGTATAAAAACGAGCTTCTGGCTCTGGATTTTCTACAGTTAGTCTATCATCTACCGTTGCAATACCAGTAGAGTTTCCTACTACAAGTATTACCTTTTCTTTAGTTGCTTGATCGTTTGCACTTCCAGTAACTACAGCAACATCTCCATCTATTGAGATATCAAGGTTGTCAACATCAAGACCTAAGTCATTAATTGTTTCTGCCATGTTACTTGCTGCTTTAGCATTAGACATTGCAATTTTTTCTTCGGCTACTGCCGCTTTTTCGGCTGCTTCTTCAGCATCTGTTTTTCCTATTCCAAAAACTTTTGCTCCTGCATTTTTAATAAATGAAAATAATCCCATAATTATAATATTTAGTTAGTGTTTTTATTGTGTAGTCAATTTACAAAAAACCTAGAGTTATCAATACATTGTTATGATGACTTTAGTAAATCTCAATGTATATTAACCCTTACCTAACATTTAAGCAGATCATCTATGTTTTTGTAAAATCTCATTCACATGAGCCACTTCCCAAAAAAAGAGAATCCCCACACTAAGTAACACTTAGGTAAGGATTCTCCAACTAAATAACCAACCAAAAATTCTTGAATCACACTGCTGTGGTTAGTGCAGTGATCGTTACTTTTTAAGCGCTGCTGCTTTCTTTTCTGTAAGCGCTTTTATTTCTGCTTTAATGTCTGCCGTTTTCTTACGAAGTTTTGGCGCATTTTTACTCTTTCCATCTGTTGCTGTTCTAAACTGGATATACCCTCTACCTCTAAACTGGTAAGTAGTTCCCGTGTTTACTTGAAACAGCTCTATCGTTTCATCATCAATAACGGTAAGGTCAAAGAACTCATTGTCTGGAAAATTATAATCTAATGTTAAAGTCTTTAAGTAGAAATCTCCAGGCACATCATTTACATCGTAGATACCATCATAATCCCAAAAGATATTATTTACAGACGTTCCATTACCATCTTCAGAGCTTCTAAAGTTTCCAGACTGTCCCGCAGGTAAAAACTGTAAGAAATTCTCATTATCAAAAGGATTTATTTCTCCTTCCTCACTCGTATATATTTTTTCCCAAGCTTCAAATTCTTGCAAGAAGTAGTGGATGTTATTATAAAAAACCAAGTCATAGTCAAAAGTGCTACGTTGGTATCCTACAAGGATATATACTGCTCCAGTTGATGGGTGAAATAACTCTATCTCATTACCAGATAATACACGCACGTCAAAAGAATAATCTCCATCTAGATCATGATAAGCATCTAGCTCATACCCAAAAGTGTCATAAGCTCCCACATCAATACCAAATCCTCCACCATTCTGACCTAGACCAGATAAGTTGTTGTTTGCAAAGATGGTTCCGTTTCTAAAGGATACTGTAAATGCCTTTTGTAAAAATGGTACGGTAAGATTACCAGAAGAGGCATCGATATCTACATAAAATATTTCATACTGACTCAACACTTGATTAAGTGAAGGTCCATTATCTACTTCAACATAAGGATCTACTACTACGATCTCTTCTGTATAACAAGAAGTAAATAGAGCTGCGATAAGCGCTACTGCAAATAATTTTTTGATCGTTTTCATACTGTTTGTTTTTTGATTCCCTTAACAGTATTCAAATGGCGTGCCAAAAATATAAACATCTAACTATTAGTTTATTATGCTTTAATTTCGCTTTCGCGAAAATATTATTAATTAGGAGACCTGTGACTTATAGCTCATACAGACTATTTACTGTATACTATATTTCCTAAATTTTCCTTGGCGAAAAATTTCACCAAGGAATTGTATCAATAATCTTGATTATTTTAATTAAAACATACAATAGAAGACGCTCTTTTTAAAGAAAGATTTTCAATAAATGGCAATATTATATTGTCTTTATCTAAATATAAATAACTATCCTTTATCCTCTATCATTATTCCAAAGTGACTAAGAACTCATTTGAAAAATAAGATACATTATCATCTTCTGCAATAAATTGGAGAGTATAATCTCCATCAATAAAGAAGTTTCGATTTAGCCTAACTGACAGAATATTTGCATCGTGAAAACCTTGACGGCCACTAACAGCCTCTCTTGCTGTTGCTACTCCTTCTGCAGCACAATTAAGATTAATGTCAACCACTGTAACGCCTTCCTCATTTACAAAAGTTCTTGTGATACTAGGATCATTAATATTTGTAACTTTTACATTATAAAAATCCATTTTATTAAAATCACTAATACTGGATACACCTTGATCCCTTAACCAAAAATTACCCCTAGGTTGCAATAAACCTATAGTTCCATTTAAATTTATACACGTGTTTATATCCGTAAGGACACTACTACTAATAAACGGAACGTGATTGTTTAAGCTAAAAGCACTCCTAACTCTTCCTCGTGTATTAGTTTGAGAGTTTGTAGTGATACGCGTATAAGCTTCTTTGGTAAACAGACCTATTTCAAACGGGTAATCATAAACATAATTCTCATCTGTAGTCGTTGGTAATATACTTCTAACATTTTTACCTACTTCAAAATCAATTGTTAAAGGTGTAGTGGTTACATTTAGTAAAGGAACACTATCATTTTCAATTATTATATAACCATTAATAGGTTGGGCAAATTCTCCAAATTCGGCACCATTTGAAGCAATTAAATTATAAAGATGATTTACTTCAACATCTGTGGCTAAAAAGGTAGTTCCAGCCTCTAAATTAAAGCCCAAGGTCGTTACAGAAATCGTTGGACTTACAAACTCTTGACCATTACTAAAGCGTTTAAAAAACATATCATACTTAGTCCCTTTTTCTAATCCTTCGATGGTATTTGATGAAGTTTGTTGATAGTTACCAGTACCTGATAACGCGTAATTAATTTCCGTAGTCACATTAGAGCCGCCATCAGATGTTGTACTTAAAACTACACTCGTAGTAGTTTTGTTAGTTACTGATATTTCGAGGTTTGTTAATCCAGAGTTTGAAGTTTCACCTTGATCATCTTCACTTGAGCAAGACAATAAGATTCCTACCAAAGCGACTAAATAAAAAAAATTTTCATTAAAAATAAATATATGATTGTTAAAAAATGTGTGTGAAGCTAAGTTACTTTTTTTTGTTTGGTTTATGTAAATAATTGTGGAAAGTAGTAAAACTAAATATTTATTAATTCAAGGGTTGGGATTAATATTTATAATTAAGATATTCATAACAGCACATAATGACATCTATAAATTATTCATTTATTACATAGTGCAACATCCAAGAACCTAAAATTTAATCCGCCATGTACTTCAGTTTATCATTTATACAAGATTATCTGCTCTATTTAATCAACTATAAAACGCTAGAGGTTCACACGATTCTAATAATTTAATTTTAGTCTAATTGGCTTACGTCAACTCAAATAACTTTCCTGGCAATGGTCTTACCACTCCTTTGAGTTCCATTTGTAACAATATACTCGCGATCTTAAAAGTGGGTAGCTTGCAGTTGAGAGCAATAATGTCCATAAGCTCCTTTCCATTCTCGTTAAGGAATCGCCACACTACCTTTTCTTCTTCTGTGAGTTCTACAAAAAGTTGCTTTTGAACGGCTGGCTGCTGCTTTTCTTCTAGTTTCCAGTTGAGAATATACACAAGGTCGGCTGCGCCTGTCATGAGATTTGCCCGTTGCTGCTTGATGAGATTATTGCATCCTAAACTTTGCTTATCATCTGCACGTCCGGGTACTGCAAATACATCGCGATTATAGCCATTTGCAAAATCTGCAGTTACAAGGGATCCTCCTTTCTCTGCAGATTCAATCACAATAGTAGCTTCAGAAAGGCCTGCTATAATACGGTTGCGTTGCAAGAAATTAGTATGCACAAAACTACTACGACTCCAGAAATCTGTAACAAAACCCCCATTCTCCTCTACTCCACTCATGTACTTACTATGCACTTTTGGATATACTTGGTTGAGACCATGAGCAAGTACACCTATGTTTTGTAAACCGTGGTCAATACACGCTTTGTGTGCTGTAATATCTACTCCATAAGCAAATCCCGAAATAATAAGCGGATTGAGCGGAGCTATCTCTTTGATGAATTTTTTTAAGAAATGCTCACCATAAGTAGTGATCTTACGAGTGCCCACAATACTAATAATTCGCGGATTATTCCAGTTAATGTTTCCTCGAGAAAAGAGCACAACTGGTCCATCTATACAATATTTCAACCGTTGTGGATAGTCTGGATCTGTGTAGGTAGTTGCCTTAATATCATTAGACTGTACGAAGGAAAGTTCTTCTTTCGCGAAAGCGTAATACTTCTCCTCACCAAATGCACTAAGTTTATGATTTCCTATTCCATCTATTTTGAGAAGCGTGGTTTTAGGCTGTTTTAGTACCTCCTCTGCACTCCCAAATTGTTGTATTAATTTCTTGATGGTCCCATCACCTAAATTAGGAGTATGCTGTAATGTAAGCAAGGAAAGTAATTCTTTTTCGGACATTAACTGTTGATTTTAAGACGTCTAAGTAACAACTATTATATCTGTTAATAAAATAAATCACTAAATCTTGGAGGGTTGTGCATTTTGATTAATTTTGAATTATGCAGTTAGATCAGTACATAAGCGATTTATTATATAGATATGAATGTGTGATATTACCTGGTTTTGGGGCGTTTTTGACTCAAATCCAGAGTGCACAGATTCACTCAACAACCCATGCCTTCTACCCGCCAAAAAAGAAGCTTTCTTTTAACGCGCAACTTACAGATAGTGATGGATTGCTAGCAAATTATATTTCTAAAACTGAAATGATCCCTCATGAGGAAGCGAGTACTCGTATTAAAACGTACGTGCGTTTTCTTTTTGACAGTCTTCACAAGGGAGAAGCACAGACACTATCAAACATAGGTACACTTTCTCTAGACACAGAAAGCAGGTTACAATTTGAGCCATCATACCACCTTAATTATCTTACAGATTCTTTTGGTCTTTCTTCATTTACCTCTCCAGAGATTTTAAGAGAAGTATACAAAGAAGAAGTTACTGCTCTAGAAAGCACGACCCCTATTGCTTTTACTCCAGAACGCAAGGCAGCGAGCTCGTGGATGAAGTATGCAGCTGCAGCTGTAATAGCTTTTGGCCTTATAGGCGCTGTAGGATTTAACTATGTAAAAGATGTAGAGCAGCATAACTATGTTTCTCATCAAGAGGCAGAAAAGCAACTAGAAGATAAAATTCAAGAAGCTACTTTTGAGATACCTAATCCGCTACCGGCGATTAAGCTATCACTTACTAAGCCTGGAGGAAGCTATCACATTGTTGCAGGAGCTTTCCGTATGGAAGAAAATGCACAAACACGTGTGGACCAACTTACAGAGCAAGGTTTTAAAGCTCGCAAGATAGGAACTAATAAATATGGCCTTCATCAAGTAGTGTATGGAAGCTATACAGACTCTCAAGAGGCTCTTGCCGCATTAAAGTCTATACGCAGTACAGATAATAAGGAAGCGTGGCTTCTTGTACAAGAAATGGAATAATCCTTTATTAGATTTTCATTTTTCAGCTTTCGAGTTTGACGTACCTTTGCGCCAAAATTGAAATGTAATGCAAGCACGTACGCCTACTGATTCAAAAACAACACTAACAGATTTAGTACTACCTAGTGAGACTAACCCTTTGGGTAATCTCTTTGGAGGTGAGTTACTCGCTCGTATGGATAGAGCTGCAAGTATTGCTGCAAGGCGACACTCTCGTCGTATTGTAGTAACTGCATCTGTAAACCACGTAGCCTTTAACCGCATGGTTCCTCTAGGAAGTGTAGTAACTGTAGAAGCAAAGATTTCTCGCGCTTTTAGAACCTCTATGGAGATTGTGATTGACGTGTGGATAGAAGACCGTGAGAGCGGCTTAAAATCGCAGGCTAATGAAGCAATCTATACCTTTGTTGCCGTAGATGAGCAAGGAATCCCAGTTCTAGTACCACAGGTAACTCCAGAGTCTGATCTTGAGAAGAAACGATATGACGCCGCACTGCGACGTAAGCAACTATCACTTGTGCTCGCTGGTAAAATGAAACCAGAAGACGCAACAGAGCTTAAAGCTTTATTTATATAACACAAAAAAAGCCTCCAATTGGAGGCTTTTTTTATGCTTGTGGTTATTACCACTTTTCTACTTCTTCTTTAATAGCTTCTTTGGTTTTTCCAGTCTTTTCTTGGATGCGACCTACAACTTCATCAAATTTTCCATCTGCAAATGTCTCGTCGTCGTCAAAGTGCTTTCCGTATTTCTGTTTGAAATCTCCTTTTACTTGATTCCACTTTCCTTCTAGTTCTGTGCTGTTCATAATCTTTTCTTTTTAGGTTCACCACTAAATTACTTATAATGAGAGCCTTCTAATTATAAGAGAATATTAAAAAGTGTTATGGTTGTGCTAAAGTTACTCAGATGTAGGATTTCCAGTACGCTTTCGCGAAAGCATGAAAAGAATATTACATATTAAGTACCCAATCTGCTGGGTTGAGCTTTGACGTATTTTTACGCACCGAGAATTTAAGAATACTCTTCCCACTAAAAGCGTTGCGTGTCACTTGACCAATCTCCTGTTTAAAAGAAATTTTATCTCCTTGTTTCACCTTAATGCTCTTGAGATTTGTATAGACAGTGAGGTAATCTCCATGACGTATAAAAACTGTAATAGTACCTCCTTGCATATCTTGTATCTGAGTAACCTCTCCTGCAAACACAGCTCTCACTGCTGCATCTGGATCTGTCTCGATATCTACACCGCTATTAGTAAGTGTAATTCCAGGAAGCGTAGGGTGTGCAGATTTACCAAAGCGACGCGTCACTCTACCTCGCACTACTGGCCATATTAATCTACCTTTATTTCCAGAAAATTCTTTAGCAAGCGCAACCTCTGCAGGAGTCATAGCAAATGTCTTACTGCTAGCCGACTTTCCGGCTTTTTTATTGCTCGCTGCAATAGCATCTGCAATGAGTTTATCTATTTGTCTGTCTATACGGTCTGCCTCTTGTTGTTTTGTTTTAATCTGGGCAATGTAGCTACTTGATTTTTTACGAATCTCTTTTACTAGTTCGTCTTGACGTTCTTTCTCTTTATCAAGCTCTCTTCTAGCAATTCTATTTTCTGCAATAAGTGCTTCCTTATCATCTTTTTGTTTAACTAGCTTCTTGTTTGTTTCTTGAATGAGCGTGGTGCGCTCCTTAATCTGCAAGCCTTGCTTCTTACGGTAATTTGCATACTGCTTCATGTATTGCGTACGCTTATATGCTTGCTTAAAACTCTCACTAGATAAGAGAAACATAATCTTACTTTGACCACTCTTGCTCTTATAAGACTTACGAATCATATCACTATAATCCTCCTTGAGAATGGCAAGTTCCTTACGTAAGTTTTCCATTTTCTCGAGGTTTTCATTAATCTCTCGAGTAAGTAAATTAGCCTGACTATTAGTAACTTTTATAAGATCTGAACGCAGTCTAATTTTTGTATCAAGATCTTCTACTTGTGTGAGGATAGAAACCTCTTTCTTTTTATTTGTTTCGCGCAAGCGTTGCAACTGCTGCATTTCCTTTTTAAGAGCCTCTCTGCGCTGTTCTAACTGTCTTTGCTTTGCAGATTGCCCAAGAGCTGCCTGTGACATCAATAACGTCAAGAAACAGATTACAATAAAGATGAATGCGAACTTACCTTTTTGCATTGAGCTTGATTTCTTGGTATCCAGAAGGAATAGAAAATGGCATGCGTACTTCTCCGTTTAAATCTATATCACGATACTCTATTTGTACTTGAGACTGGTTCTTACCGTCATCTGCAAGGATGTCTAATAAGAATGGAAATATCTTGGTTCCTACTTCTTTATAATCGCCATAAGCAATATCAAGCGATCCTCCATTATCCATTTGCTCAATACGCTGCTCTTGAGTAACAAAGTTTTGAGTATTAATGCCAAAAAATAGATTGACTTTATCAAGTTGCTTTCTTGGGGTGACCTCGTAGCCATTTTGAGTTTCTTTAAAACTATACTTCCCTTCTCTCAAGTCATACACAGTTTGTCCTGTAAGTAACCGCTGTAGTTGGAAAAAGTCTATTTCTACACCTAGATACTGACTTAAAAATGTAAAGTCACCATCAAAGTATTGATTGTTGAGCTTATCATAAAACTGCACCTTCTGTGGAGTTATTAAAGCACGAGCACCAGAAAAGCCTATCAAGGATGCATTCATCCAGATTTGTTTATCCTTTTCAATACGGATAGTAAGAGTAACTGTAGGCTTTGTACCTTTTTTATCTCTGTACTTGATTTTTGTACGAGCGTCAAAAGTTGTGAAATCTATCGCATTATTATAATATTCCTTTACAAGACGCTTAGAAGAAATATCTTCTACTGTCTCTGTGGTAGTAACTTTCTTTGCACCACCGCAACTTGCGAGCACTATTACTAATAATATGTAGCCTAGCTTCTTCATTAATTTCCTTGTGATTTAAGTTCTTTTACCTTGCTGTAATAACGGGCTGCTTTTGCAGCATCACCATCACCCATGTGTGCATCTCCCAGCTGTTTGTAAAAGTCCATCTCCATGATCAAATCTTCAATAATATAATCTACACCAAGTTCCAGCTGATCAATAGCAGCTTTGAACTTACCTTGTTTATTTAATGCTACGCCATAAGTAAGATACAGTAATGGCTGCGATGGATATAAATCAAGACCATCTGCCACTACATCTTCTACTTTTTCAAAATCACCTGCGTCTAGTAATAATAAACTTGTGTTTTTTATCAGTTCGAGATTTTCTGGCTCACTATCTAACGCTTTAATAAGGTATGGCAATGCCTTCGCCTTATTTCCTTTTTGAATGTAATAAGTAGCCAGCTCTTGGTAAATATTTGCATCTGCTACTTGGGTGTCAAAAATTGCAATGGCTCGCTCTAGCTCCGGCTCGTACTTTGGGTTTCTATTTACAAAGAGTACAAAGTCATTAAGCACTCGGTGTTTTGCTGGTGGACTCATACGCGTACTTTCAAGCACCTTTTGCATAGAGGCGATTGCTTCGTCTATCTTCCCGTCATTAAGGTTAAACTTGTATAAAGCTAGGTGAACTTCGTCTGCATATGGATTTACTTTTTGTAGCTCAAGTGCAGTTTCGTATGCCTTTTGCGTGTCGCCTTGCTCACTGTACAATAATATAAGTTTGAGATACTCTGCTTCGCTCTTTGGGTTTGAAGCAATATTCTTTTCTATCTCCTTTACCTGTCTATTTGTATTACCAGAAAGCACATATAATTTACTCTTTAATCGATCTCGGTATATGTCACTCCCTATCTCATCATCCAGCTCTTCAATGAGGTCAAGTGCTTCTTCGTATCGCTTTGTGCTTGTATAAATGCGTGCAAGATCTTCCTTGTACTGCACATCAAACTCGATAAGCTTTTTTACCGTGGTAGCTGCAGCTTCATAATCTTGCTGCTGGAAGTGAACTTCGTATAATGCCTCTAAAACATCTACATCATTAGGTTTGATACCTAAGTATGTATTAAAATCTGATGCAGCCTCATCATAGTTTTTGAGAAACACTTCGTTTTTACCTCTCTCAAAATATAATATGGCAAGCTCAGGTTCTACAGCGATGCACTTATTTAATGATGTGATGGCGCGTTCATAATTTTCAATCCCCTTTTGCTTAAGAGCTTCAAAAAAAGCAGTTTGAAAAGCATCTGACACATCACCTAAGTCATCTACATTCTCATCTGCAAAAGGTGTTACCTCTTGCGGTTGCTGTGCATAAGTACGCTTTCGCGAAAGCGTAAAAAGCACCGTCAGTATGAGTATGTAAATTCCCTTGTTCATCACTTTATATTATTTCATCACTGTGTAATCTCCAAGACTTACACGAGTATGCTCTCCGTTATACTGTACTTTATTACCAATCATCGCTTCTGTCCACTGTGCATTTTTGATTACACTATCTTTCTGGATTAAGCTATGGCTTATGGTACTGTCTTCAATAGTTGTGCCAGCTCCTATGGCAACGCCTGGACCTATGGT
The genomic region above belongs to Dokdonia sp. Dokd-P16 and contains:
- a CDS encoding tetratricopeptide repeat protein, with translation MNKGIYILILTVLFTLSRKRTYAQQPQEVTPFADENVDDLGDVSDAFQTAFFEALKQKGIENYERAITSLNKCIAVEPELAILYFERGKNEVFLKNYDEAASDFNTYLGIKPNDVDVLEALYEVHFQQQDYEAAATTVKKLIEFDVQYKEDLARIYTSTKRYEEALDLIEELDDEIGSDIYRDRLKSKLYVLSGNTNRQVKEIEKNIASNPKSEAEYLKLILLYSEQGDTQKAYETALELQKVNPYADEVHLALYKFNLNDGKIDEAIASMQKVLESTRMSPPAKHRVLNDFVLFVNRNPKYEPELERAIAIFDTQVADANIYQELATYYIQKGNKAKALPYLIKALDSEPENLELIKNTSLLLLDAGDFEKVEDVVADGLDLYPSQPLLYLTYGVALNKQGKFKAAIDQLELGVDYIIEDLIMEMDFYKQLGDAHMGDGDAAKAARYYSKVKELKSQGN
- a CDS encoding CsbD family protein; its protein translation is MNSTELEGKWNQVKGDFKQKYGKHFDDDETFADGKFDEVVGRIQEKTGKTKEAIKEEVEKW
- a CDS encoding SPOR domain-containing protein — encoded protein: MQLDQYISDLLYRYECVILPGFGAFLTQIQSAQIHSTTHAFYPPKKKLSFNAQLTDSDGLLANYISKTEMIPHEEASTRIKTYVRFLFDSLHKGEAQTLSNIGTLSLDTESRLQFEPSYHLNYLTDSFGLSSFTSPEILREVYKEEVTALESTTPIAFTPERKAASSWMKYAAAAVIAFGLIGAVGFNYVKDVEQHNYVSHQEAEKQLEDKIQEATFEIPNPLPAIKLSLTKPGGSYHIVAGAFRMEENAQTRVDQLTEQGFKARKIGTNKYGLHQVVYGSYTDSQEALAALKSIRSTDNKEAWLLVQEME
- a CDS encoding DUF4292 domain-containing protein, which translates into the protein MKKLGYILLVIVLASCGGAKKVTTTETVEDISSKRLVKEYYNNAIDFTTFDARTKIKYRDKKGTKPTVTLTIRIEKDKQIWMNASLIGFSGARALITPQKVQFYDKLNNQYFDGDFTFLSQYLGVEIDFFQLQRLLTGQTVYDLREGKYSFKETQNGYEVTPRKQLDKVNLFFGINTQNFVTQEQRIEQMDNGGSLDIAYGDYKEVGTKIFPFLLDILADDGKNQSQVQIEYRDIDLNGEVRMPFSIPSGYQEIKLNAKR
- a CDS encoding nicotinic acid mononucleotide adenyltransferase, whose amino-acid sequence is MKTIKKLFAVALIAALFTSCYTEEIVVVDPYVEVDNGPSLNQVLSQYEIFYVDIDASSGNLTVPFLQKAFTVSFRNGTIFANNNLSGLGQNGGGFGIDVGAYDTFGYELDAYHDLDGDYSFDVRVLSGNEIELFHPSTGAVYILVGYQRSTFDYDLVFYNNIHYFLQEFEAWEKIYTSEEGEINPFDNENFLQFLPAGQSGNFRSSEDGNGTSVNNIFWDYDGIYDVNDVPGDFYLKTLTLDYNFPDNEFFDLTVIDDETIELFQVNTGTTYQFRGRGYIQFRTATDGKSKNAPKLRKKTADIKAEIKALTEKKAAALKK
- the lysM gene encoding peptidoglycan-binding protein LysM, giving the protein MGLFSFIKNAGAKVFGIGKTDAEEAAEKAAVAEEKIAMSNAKAASNMAETINDLGLDVDNLDISIDGDVAVVTGSANDQATKEKVILVVGNSTGIATVDDRLTVENPEPEARFYTVEKGDSLSKISKAMYGDPMKYPQIFEANKPMLKDVDKIYPGQVLRIPHLEK
- a CDS encoding acyl-CoA thioesterase gives rise to the protein MQARTPTDSKTTLTDLVLPSETNPLGNLFGGELLARMDRAASIAARRHSRRIVVTASVNHVAFNRMVPLGSVVTVEAKISRAFRTSMEIVIDVWIEDRESGLKSQANEAIYTFVAVDEQGIPVLVPQVTPESDLEKKRYDAALRRKQLSLVLAGKMKPEDATELKALFI
- a CDS encoding murein hydrolase activator EnvC family protein, with product MQKGKFAFIFIVICFLTLLMSQAALGQSAKQRQLEQRREALKKEMQQLQRLRETNKKKEVSILTQVEDLDTKIRLRSDLIKVTNSQANLLTREINENLEKMENLRKELAILKEDYSDMIRKSYKSKSGQSKIMFLLSSESFKQAYKRTQYMKQYANYRKKQGLQIKERTTLIQETNKKLVKQKDDKEALIAENRIARRELDKEKERQDELVKEIRKKSSSYIAQIKTKQQEADRIDRQIDKLIADAIAASNKKAGKSASSKTFAMTPAEVALAKEFSGNKGRLIWPVVRGRVTRRFGKSAHPTLPGITLTNSGVDIETDPDAAVRAVFAGEVTQIQDMQGGTITVFIRHGDYLTVYTNLKSIKVKQGDKISFKQEIGQVTRNAFSGKSILKFSVRKNTSKLNPADWVLNM
- the dprA gene encoding DNA-processing protein DprA encodes the protein MSEKELLSLLTLQHTPNLGDGTIKKLIQQFGSAEEVLKQPKTTLLKIDGIGNHKLSAFGEEKYYAFAKEELSFVQSNDIKATTYTDPDYPQRLKYCIDGPVVLFSRGNINWNNPRIISIVGTRKITTYGEHFLKKFIKEIAPLNPLIISGFAYGVDITAHKACIDHGLQNIGVLAHGLNQVYPKVHSKYMSGVEENGGFVTDFWSRSSFVHTNFLQRNRIIAGLSEATIVIESAEKGGSLVTADFANGYNRDVFAVPGRADDKQSLGCNNLIKQQRANLMTGAADLVYILNWKLEEKQQPAVQKQLFVELTEEEKVVWRFLNENGKELMDIIALNCKLPTFKIASILLQMELKGVVRPLPGKLFELT